One segment of Clostridium ljungdahlii DSM 13528 DNA contains the following:
- a CDS encoding trimeric intracellular cation channel family protein, with the protein MFLINSFEIIGTIAFAISGALTGIEKKLDLFGIIFLAITTAVGGGIFRDIIIGRTPPDAFVDPTSCIISIVTALIVFLFYEKINKFKNIIIISDALGLGIFTLVGCNTAIVHGANSAFIVIAMGLITGVGGGMLRDVFAKNVPFIFKKEIYAMASITGALCFYYIHRYFPEIISLYICCAIIFIIRILSLIYKLNLPVSKFSTNSNFVKSEITPH; encoded by the coding sequence ATGTTTTTAATAAATTCTTTTGAAATAATAGGCACTATTGCCTTTGCTATTTCAGGTGCTTTAACTGGAATTGAAAAAAAGCTTGATTTATTCGGTATTATTTTTTTGGCTATTACAACAGCTGTAGGAGGTGGAATATTTAGAGATATAATAATAGGACGAACGCCTCCAGATGCCTTTGTAGATCCCACATCTTGTATAATAAGTATTGTAACTGCACTTATAGTGTTTTTATTTTATGAAAAAATAAACAAGTTTAAAAACATAATAATAATATCAGATGCCTTAGGGCTTGGAATTTTTACATTGGTTGGTTGTAATACTGCAATTGTACATGGTGCAAATAGTGCTTTTATAGTAATTGCTATGGGGCTGATAACAGGAGTTGGGGGAGGGATGTTAAGGGATGTTTTTGCTAAAAATGTTCCATTCATTTTTAAAAAAGAAATTTATGCCATGGCGTCAATAACAGGGGCTTTATGTTTCTATTATATCCATAGATATTTTCCAGAGATAATATCTTTATATATTTGTTGTGCAATTATATTTATTATAAGAATTTTATCACTAATATATAAGTTAAATCTGCCTGTAAGTAAATTTAGCACAAATAGTAACTTTGTAAAAAGTGAAATTACGCCCCATTAA
- a CDS encoding FixH family protein, with protein sequence MKNKLIKKLSIISALVLTLSTSVLADGSGKMIEKNIDGVKATLMLTGDKAKTGDNELTLKLSDDKDRPINNADVKVSAEMDKGSMGDMNMGDSKAETIQFQKGHEDGEYVGTVKLSDKGTWKVKTSFMTNAGEKMADFDVDVASSGPNLLVVGGFLVVAALIIITAGISKKSKKAVKS encoded by the coding sequence ATGAAAAACAAACTAATTAAAAAACTATCAATTATTTCAGCTCTAGTTCTAACTTTATCTACATCGGTATTAGCTGATGGCAGCGGAAAAATGATAGAAAAAAACATTGATGGAGTTAAAGCAACTCTTATGCTAACAGGAGATAAAGCTAAAACCGGTGATAATGAGTTAACATTAAAACTATCTGATGATAAAGATAGGCCAATAAATAACGCTGATGTAAAAGTATCTGCAGAAATGGATAAAGGCAGTATGGGTGATATGAATATGGGTGACTCTAAAGCTGAAACTATCCAATTCCAAAAAGGCCATGAAGATGGTGAATATGTTGGAACTGTAAAACTTAGTGATAAAGGTACATGGAAAGTTAAAACAAGCTTTATGACAAATGCTGGAGAGAAGATGGCTGATTTTGATGTTGATGTAGCAAGTTCTGGACCTAACTTACTTGTCGTTGGAGGCTTTTTAGTAGTAGCTGCCTTAATTATAATAACTGCCGGGATATCAAAGAAAAGTAAGAAGGCCGTAAAATCATAG
- a CDS encoding 4Fe-4S binding protein: MSEKKKTKIDEEKAYSSDDKNLLDNKKFASFMKSKWYPGVFQWPVAIVFAFIVYQLLFGSTSAHDNFGTAATWVLWWPLLPIIILLLGRFWCTICPFGTLNDLVQKFVGNNHPVPKFLKKYGIWIIDAIFILITWSDHIFGVVESPRGSGNLLLLITLGVIASGAIFERRTWCRYVCFLGGLSANYTRAGMMELRATPEKCAKCNVAACYKGSNKAAGCPMFEFPRIMDTNAECNFCGNCVKSCPNNSIKISRRVPTRELWFIRKPKLEESFLAIVIMGIVFVQNITMLNIWEPILNWLEKAAGTDSYYVTFTITFAIAMLIPIVMLATTGLIAKKFNGDSVKQNFAKFGYAIIPLDMAAHIAHNLFHLLAEGKSILYAFVGLFGIEMQGSTAILDTPTIQTLQYILIVLGTIGSIYTAYRLAKNNYGGKSSKSLGTSIVYGILILILGIINIILFMLPMAMRM, from the coding sequence GTGTCAGAAAAAAAGAAAACTAAAATTGATGAAGAAAAAGCATACTCATCAGATGATAAAAACCTTTTAGACAACAAAAAATTTGCAAGCTTTATGAAGAGTAAATGGTATCCTGGTGTTTTTCAATGGCCAGTAGCAATAGTATTTGCATTTATAGTTTATCAACTTTTATTCGGTTCTACAAGTGCCCATGATAACTTTGGTACCGCTGCAACTTGGGTATTATGGTGGCCTCTACTTCCAATTATAATATTATTGTTAGGTAGATTTTGGTGTACAATCTGCCCTTTTGGGACACTTAATGATCTAGTTCAAAAATTTGTTGGTAATAATCATCCTGTACCTAAATTTCTAAAAAAATATGGAATTTGGATTATCGATGCAATATTCATCTTAATTACGTGGAGCGACCATATTTTCGGTGTTGTTGAATCACCAAGGGGCTCCGGTAACCTTCTATTACTAATTACTCTAGGTGTAATTGCTTCCGGTGCTATATTTGAACGTAGAACTTGGTGTAGATACGTTTGTTTTTTAGGAGGATTGTCTGCTAACTATACTAGAGCAGGTATGATGGAACTTAGAGCTACTCCTGAAAAATGTGCTAAATGTAATGTTGCCGCTTGTTACAAAGGAAGTAATAAAGCAGCAGGATGTCCTATGTTTGAATTTCCGAGAATTATGGATACTAACGCAGAATGTAATTTCTGCGGAAACTGTGTGAAAAGTTGTCCAAATAACTCTATTAAAATATCAAGGCGTGTACCTACTAGAGAATTATGGTTTATCCGTAAACCTAAACTTGAAGAGTCCTTTCTTGCTATTGTAATTATGGGTATAGTATTTGTGCAGAACATCACTATGCTTAATATATGGGAACCTATATTAAATTGGCTTGAAAAAGCTGCTGGTACAGATAGCTACTATGTAACCTTCACTATAACCTTTGCTATAGCAATGCTAATTCCTATAGTAATGTTAGCAACAACAGGGCTAATTGCTAAAAAGTTTAATGGAGATTCTGTCAAACAAAACTTTGCTAAATTCGGATATGCTATTATACCACTAGATATGGCTGCCCATATAGCTCATAACCTTTTCCATCTACTAGCAGAAGGGAAATCAATTCTCTATGCTTTTGTGGGGTTATTTGGAATTGAAATGCAAGGTTCAACAGCAATATTGGATACTCCAACAATACAAACTCTTCAATATATCCTAATTGTTCTTGGAACTATAGGTTCAATATACACTGCATATAGACTTGCTAAAAATAATTATGGTGGTAAGAGTAGTAAGTCCCTAGGAACTTCAATAGTATATGGCATTTTAATACTGATATTAGGTATTATAAACATAATACTATTCATGCTTCCAATGGCAATGCGTATGTAA
- a CDS encoding polyprenyl synthetase family protein → MNFDGISIPIIKELNQLELELKNIASKLDSTVTQDIFTYFFSIPGKRLRPTLTFLSAGAISSELTSSAKHNLIQLSISLELIHSASLIHDDIIDGDLLRRGQKTLNKTFGNKIAVLAGDALYSRAFTIFSDTLPREFAQVMGRVTESMSVAEILNANNPSPDRETYFKIILGKTASFMSACCRLGGSIAYAPYEESNMLSKYGENLGMAYQILDDYIDEDPVAMKNVTIEEGFEFAYNAKASIENLKDSAYKQSLIMLVDYVLDFYSPKVENTL, encoded by the coding sequence ATGAACTTCGATGGAATTTCAATTCCAATAATAAAAGAACTTAATCAACTTGAGTTAGAGTTAAAAAATATTGCATCAAAATTAGATTCTACTGTTACACAAGATATTTTTACCTACTTTTTTTCAATTCCAGGTAAAAGACTAAGACCTACATTAACATTTTTATCTGCAGGTGCTATTAGTAGCGAGCTTACTTCATCTGCAAAACACAACTTAATTCAGTTGTCAATAAGCTTAGAGCTTATTCACAGCGCTAGTCTAATTCATGATGATATCATAGATGGTGACTTACTAAGACGTGGTCAGAAAACCTTAAATAAGACCTTTGGAAATAAAATAGCAGTACTTGCCGGTGATGCTTTGTACTCAAGGGCCTTTACTATTTTCTCAGATACTCTGCCAAGAGAATTTGCGCAGGTAATGGGCAGAGTTACTGAATCAATGTCTGTAGCTGAAATATTAAATGCTAACAATCCCTCTCCCGATCGTGAAACCTATTTTAAAATCATCTTAGGAAAAACAGCATCTTTCATGAGCGCTTGTTGTAGGCTTGGTGGCAGCATAGCTTATGCCCCTTACGAAGAGTCTAATATGCTTTCTAAATACGGTGAAAACCTTGGTATGGCATATCAAATACTGGATGATTATATCGATGAGGATCCCGTTGCAATGAAAAATGTAACTATTGAAGAGGGATTTGAATTTGCATATAATGCCAAAGCTTCTATTGAAAATTTAAAAGACTCAGCATACAAACAAAGCTTAATAATGTTAGTAGACTATGTTTTAGATTTTTATAGTCCTAAGGTAGAGAATACATTATAG
- a CDS encoding Na+/H+ antiporter NhaC family protein — protein sequence MEGKKNQNKKREMSVGVAVLIFVLVAGAIAVQKAVFQGDMGSMFFICWLFLIPIGVFFGYDSNELTKSSFNFIQKAIPAIFILLAAGSLIGTWIAAGTTPAVIYYGIKIINPKVFLVTTLLLSSALSMFTGSAYGTMGTVGVAMMGIGSGLNVPPAITAGAVICGAYFGNRLSPMADTTILASTTTGINIFKYIKFALNDQVPAYLITVIFFLVIGFRYGGSIDPGTTREIVTGLQSNFHLGIITLTPLVITGILLAKKQPALIAILSGSVSAIFVSIFYQGVPVARAFNIFYSGYSLETQSKVMQTLLNRGGIDSMWSLAGITLFGFAVAGMLQHMKVLETIAEAMVKRVHTTVGLTFITLLLGFLGNAIALSQNFAIVMTGTLMAPIYKRYNLQVLCCCRDVEAGGTYGALFFPWNSNTVFAASVLGVSAGAFIPYLILLYITPIIIIGYAITNFKMLKIYSDEKYVDVSERLKSDPDPDIII from the coding sequence ATGGAAGGAAAAAAAAATCAGAATAAAAAACGCGAAATGTCCGTTGGTGTGGCAGTTTTAATATTCGTATTAGTGGCTGGAGCAATTGCTGTACAAAAGGCCGTGTTTCAAGGTGACATGGGATCCATGTTTTTTATTTGTTGGTTATTCCTAATACCAATTGGAGTATTCTTTGGATATGACAGTAATGAACTTACTAAGTCTTCTTTCAATTTTATACAAAAAGCTATTCCTGCCATTTTTATCTTGCTGGCAGCTGGATCGCTTATAGGAACTTGGATTGCGGCTGGTACAACTCCCGCAGTTATCTATTATGGTATTAAAATAATTAATCCAAAAGTTTTCCTTGTTACGACATTGCTATTGTCCTCAGCTCTCTCCATGTTTACTGGGTCTGCCTATGGAACAATGGGAACAGTTGGAGTTGCAATGATGGGTATTGGTTCTGGTCTTAATGTTCCACCTGCAATCACTGCTGGTGCAGTTATTTGCGGAGCTTATTTTGGGAATAGATTATCTCCAATGGCGGATACCACAATTCTTGCATCTACAACTACAGGAATAAATATTTTTAAATATATTAAATTTGCATTGAACGATCAAGTGCCAGCTTATCTGATTACAGTCATTTTCTTTCTAGTAATTGGTTTCAGGTATGGGGGAAGTATAGATCCAGGTACAACAAGAGAGATTGTGACAGGGCTGCAATCAAATTTTCATCTTGGAATTATTACACTTACTCCGTTGGTTATAACAGGTATTTTGTTGGCGAAAAAGCAACCTGCTTTAATAGCAATATTGTCAGGTTCAGTTTCAGCAATCTTTGTTTCTATTTTTTATCAAGGGGTTCCAGTTGCAAGAGCATTTAATATATTTTATAGCGGATATAGTTTGGAAACTCAAAGTAAAGTTATGCAAACTCTCTTAAATCGCGGAGGAATTGACAGCATGTGGTCGTTGGCAGGAATCACCTTGTTTGGCTTTGCGGTTGCTGGGATGCTACAACATATGAAGGTACTGGAAACGATTGCCGAGGCAATGGTAAAACGAGTACATACTACTGTAGGACTAACATTTATTACCCTTTTATTGGGATTCCTTGGAAACGCCATTGCTTTAAGTCAGAACTTCGCAATTGTAATGACAGGAACTTTAATGGCTCCGATATATAAAAGATATAATCTTCAAGTATTATGTTGTTGCAGAGATGTAGAGGCTGGAGGAACATATGGAGCATTATTTTTTCCATGGAATTCTAATACGGTCTTTGCTGCATCAGTTCTGGGAGTTTCTGCGGGAGCATTCATTCCATACCTTATACTTTTGTACATTACACCTATAATTATAATAGGCTATGCAATAACAAATTTTAAAATGCTAAAAATTTATTCTGATGAAAAATATGTAGACGTTTCAGAACGTTTAAAAAGTGATCCGGATCCGGATATAATAATTTAA